A single window of Amphiura filiformis chromosome 17, Afil_fr2py, whole genome shotgun sequence DNA harbors:
- the LOC140137165 gene encoding cytochrome P450 2A10-like — translation MAESSIVLSMISGSSFANILLMVVILVTVFFFLSKKSNLPPGPWTLIPYIGFAPNIAYALYKGEPLYKFLMGLSNKYGQVFSFTALGIPIVVLNEFKAIRDAFQDTKLNDRGENEMQAKVFSRSYNKWDDMGPYRIFALACFRQFGIGTSRFEEPISKESTYLIEELSNLQGQSVNLSWHFNHAVSNIICKVVFGTRFELSDERIHRLTSLLNRQNELSGAGGLEMFIPINIPSKAKHEINKNGNELHEFINGMIERHRKNFDPNNLNDVIDLWLNEIRLHKSDDPNSFRNPDNMTGQILVIFQAGTDTTSNTLRWGSQYLVRYPEVQDRIHHEIDTVVGRNRLPKLDDKPNLPYTQAFITELHRIVSLGPLSVFHVAADTTTFRSYTIPKNSVVISNLYAVMHSPEVWGDPEEFRPERFLDDDGNFHEPNEVIPFGIGHRVCLGEALARQQLFIFFTHLLHQFKFEKTSENAPMPTLKPIDGMVLHPEPYKLRVTKRE, via the exons ATGGCAGAAAGTTCAATTGTTCTATCGATGATTTCAGGATCATCTTTTGCCAACATTTTACTAATGGTCGTCATCCTTGTGActgtgtttttctttctttctaaaaagagcAACTTACCGCCAGGACCATGGACTCTAATTCCTTACATTGGATTTGCTCCCAACATCGCCTACGCTCTCTACAAAGGCGAACCACTTTACAAGTTTCTTATGGGGCTTAGTAACAAATATGGACAGGTATTTTCATTCACAGCACTTGGGATACCTATCGTTGTTCTTAATGAATTCAAAGCAATACGCGATGCTTTTCAAGACACTAAACTCAATGATAGAGGAGAAAATGAAATGCAAGCCAAGGTATTCAGCAGATCTT ATAACAAATGGGATGACATGGGACCATACCGCATTTTTGCCCTAGCCTGCTTCCGTCAATTTGGAATCGGTACATCTCGTTTTGAGGAGCCCATCAGTAAAGAAAGCACATATCTGATCGAGGAGTTGTCTAACCTTCAAGGCCAATCTGTCAATCTTAGTTGGCATTTCAATCATGCAGTATCAAACATCATCTGTAAAGTCGTTTTTGGAACCCGATTTGAACTTTCCGACGAGCGCATTCATCGGCTTACGAGTCTTTTAAATCGTCAAAATGAATTGTCGGGGGCAGGTGGCCTGGAAATGTTTATCCCGATCAACATCCCAAGTAAGGCGAAGCACGAAATTAACAAAAATGGTAATGAGCTGCATGAATTCATAAACGGCATGATTGAACGTCATCGTAAAAACTTTGACCCCAATAACTTGAATGACGTGATCGATTTGTGGCTGAATGAGATACGACTTCACAAATCCGATGATCCTAATTCTTTCCGAAATCCAGATAATATGACCGGACAAATATTAGTTATTTTCCAAGCGGGGACAGACACGACTTCAAATACACTTCGATGGGGCAGTCAATACCTTGTCCGATATCCGGAGGTGCAGGATCGCATACATCACGAAATCGATACGGTAGTCGGTCGTAACCGGTTACCAAAGTTGGACGATAAACCGAATCTCCCTTATACACAAGCCTTTATCACGGAGCTTCATCGAATCGTTTCACTGGGACCGCTGTCTGTATTTCATGTAGCAGCGGACACGACAACTTTCCGTTCCTACACCATCCCGAAGAATAGCGTGGTGATTTCCAACTTGTACGCAGTGATGCACAGCCCTGAGGTGTGGGGAGATCCAGAAGAGTTTAGACCGGAGCGCTTTTTGGACGATGACGGTAACTTTCATGAGCCGAACGAAGTGATTCCATTTGGAATAG GGCACCGTGTTTGTCTTGGTGAAGCACTCGCGAGACAACaactcttcatcttctttacCCATCTTCTACATCAGTTCAAATTTGAGAAGACATCTGAGAACGCACCGATGCCTACCTTGAAACCAATCGACGGGATGGTCCTACATCCAGAACCGTACAAACTGAGAGTCACTAAGCGCGAGTAA